A stretch of the Aythya fuligula isolate bAytFul2 chromosome 18, bAytFul2.pri, whole genome shotgun sequence genome encodes the following:
- the HS3ST3A1 gene encoding heparan sulfate glucosamine 3-O-sulfotransferase 3A1 yields MAGSSATAPAAEPLPRSIFKKFLVMLCSLLMSLYVFYCLADRCQTLPGPIIAAGAASEEEEGGGGGYLGGSAELPPWQAAAARRKRLLQRLKQQQRRRRQEAAGAGPEMLPGAGGSRPVGSGGGGGSAAGTPGTLTSLLGEGSKRLPQAVIIGVKKGGTRALLEFLRVHPDVRAVGAEPHFFDRNYERGLAWYRDLMPRTLEGQITMEKTPSYFVTKEAPARISSMSKGTKLIVVVRDPVTRAISDYTQTLSKKPDIPTFESLTFKNRTTGLIDTSWSAIQIGIYAKHLENWLLYFPIGQILFVSGERLISDPAGELGRVQDFLGLKRIITDKHFYFNKTKGFPCLKKAEGSSKPHCLGKTKGRTHPDIDQEVVQRLRDFYRPFNMKFYQMTGQDFGWD; encoded by the exons ATGGCCGGGAGCTCGGCGACAGCCCCCGCCGCCGAGCCGCTGCCCCGCAGCATCTTCAAGAAGTTCCTGGTgatgctctgctccctcctcatGTCCCTCTACGTCTTCTACTGCCTGGCCGACCGCTGCCAGACCCTGCCCGGACCCATCATCGCAGCCGGCGCCGCctcggaggaggaggaagggggcggcggggggtACCTGGGGGGCTCCGCCGAGCTGCCCCCCTGGCAGGCGGCTGCGGCGAGGAGGAAGCGGCTGCTGCAGCGGctcaagcagcagcagcggcggcggcggcaggaggcggcgggggctgGCCCGGAGATGCTGCCCggagccggggggagccgccCGGTGGgctccggcggcggcgggggcagcgctGCGGGGACCCCCGGCACCCTGACATCGCTGCTGGGGGAAGGCAGCAAGCGGCTGCCGCAGGCCGTCATCATCGGCGTGAAGAAGGGGGGGACGCGGGCGCTGCTGGAGTTCCTGCGGGTGCACCCCGACGTGCGCGCCGTCGGCGCCGAGCCCCATTTCTTCGACCGCAACTACGAGCGGGGCCTCGCCTGGTACAG GGACCTCATGCCCAGGACCCTGGAGGGGCAGATCACCATGGAGAAGACCCCCAGCTACTTCGTCACCAAGGAGGCCCCGGCCCGCATCTCCTCGATGTCCAAGGGCACGAAGCTCATCGTGGTGGTGCGGGACCCCGTGACCAGAGCCATCTCGGACTACACCCAGACGCTCTCCAAGAAGCCCGATATCCCCACCTTTGAGAGCCTGACCTTCAAAAACAGGACTACGGGCCTGATCGACACCTCGTGGAGCGCCATCCAGATCGGCATCTACGCCAAGCACCTGGAGAACTGGCTCCTCTACTTCCCCATCGGGCAGATCCTCTTCGTCAGCGGGGAGAGGCTGATCAGCGACCCCGcgggggagctgggcagggtcCAGGACTTTCTGGGCCTCAAGAGGATCATCACCGACAAACACTTCTACTTCAACAAAACCAAGGGCTTCCCCTGCCTGAAGAAGGCGGAGGGCAGCAGCAAACCCCACTGCCTGGGGAAAACGAAAGGCAGGACCCACCCCGACATCGACCAGGAGGTGGTGCAGAGGCTGCGGGACTTCTACCGGCCTTTCAACATGAAGTTCTACCAGATGACGGGGCAGGACTTCGGCTGGGActga